In Pangasianodon hypophthalmus isolate fPanHyp1 chromosome 29, fPanHyp1.pri, whole genome shotgun sequence, one genomic interval encodes:
- the LOC128317714 gene encoding salivary glue protein Sgs-3-like: MTTTTTTTPTTTTTTPTTTSKMTTTTTPKTTTIPTTTTTTTPTTTTTPTTIPKMTTTTTTTPTTTTTTPTTTSKMTTTTTPKTTTIPTTTTTTTPTTTTTPSTTPEMTTITISTPITTTILTTTSTTTPTTTTTTTATTTPTKTTKPTITTTISTTSTTTTTTPKTIGATSGQSSVPPILHPTKHPKPSVSTTSISKSSSHTISSHSVSGPATHTGVTNSSSTSKKDSRTEPVSTTSNPSSNHGEGVPGWAIALLVLAAIAILLLIIIIIILLVRWCCVDNEDDVRSLPPQEHTPYMRTTFREPLSVPAYSPHTPQKNLYPFDDLTQSPKPKPNRTGMYVVNPER, from the exons ATGACCACAACTACcaccacaacaccaacaacaaccactacaacaccaaccaCAACATCAAAAATGACCACCACGACAACACCAAAAACCACCACAATACCAACAACAACCACGaccacaacaccaacaaccaCCACAACACCAACCACAATACCAAAAATGACCACAACTACcaccacaacaccaacaacaaccactacaacaccaaccaCAACATCAAAAATGACCACCACGACAACACCAAAAACCACCACAATACCAACAACAACCACtaccacaacaccaacaaccaCCACAACACCAAGCACAACACCAGAAATGACCACCATCACAATTTCCACACCAATAACCACCACAATACTAACAACAACCTCtaccacaacaccaacaaccaccaccaccaccacagctaccacaacaccaacaaaaaccacaaaaccaacaaTCACCACCACAATTTccacaacatcaacaacaaccaccacaacCCCAAAAACAATCGGTGCAACTAGTGGACAAAGCTCAGTACCTCCAATTCTCCACCCAACCAAGCATCCAAAGCCCAGTGTCTCGACCACCTCCATCTCCAAGTCCTCTTCCCACACCATAAGCAGTCATTCAGTAAGCGGCCCTGCGACCCACACTGGAGTTACGAACTCTTCCTCCACCAGCAAAAAAGATAGTAGAACAGAACCTGTTTCCACAACCAGCAACCCCTCATCTAACCATGGTGAAGGAGTCCCTGGCTGGGCTATCGCTTTACTCGTGCTGGCCGCCATCGCCATCCTGCTcctcatcatcataatcatcatcctG CTGGTAAGATGGTGCTGTGTGGATAACGAGGACGACGTTCGTTCTCTGCCACCGCAGGAACACACTCCCTATATGAGAACCACCTTCAGAGAGCCACTGTCTGTTCCAGCTTACAGCCCTCACACTCCGCAAAAGAACCTCTATCCTTTC GACGATCTAACTCAAAGCCCAAAACCTAAGCCTAACCGAACAGGGATGTATGTGGTGAACCCAGAGAGATGA